CGAGATAATCCTGACATCATAAAATCCTTCGACCTCCTTACCCTTAATCTAGCATATCTTATGCCAGCTAACCAAAATTTCCTTCCATGTACAAAGTAACAAGGCCTCTATTATGCAGTTGATCTTCCCCCAAAAAGCCGTTTATTTTATGATATAGACAGAAGCCGGCGGTATATTTTTCATCTGAAAAAATCCTGTTTGCCTCATTCTTAAGCTCTATCTGTAAGGGTTGACTTAAAAATGGATCCGCGGCTTCGTGGTACCATAAACCCTTTGAGTTGTTACTGGTTAAAGAACCATCGTCCTCTTGCAAGGGCGACAAAGTTCTTTCCCACAGGTAACAGGACGTCAAGGTTATGAAAACTATCTCTTACCCTCCAGGTCCCAAACCTAAATTTCCAGGTAATCTCCTGTTGGCTTTTCGTCGTGATCCGACAGGGTTTCTGTTAGAAGCAGCCCGTAAATACGGGGATATTGTTTACTTTAAAATGGGACCTCAACCTGTTTTTTTATTGAATCATCCGGATTATATCAAAGATGTACTGGTTACCCACAATCGGAATTTTGCCAAAAGTCCCAGGCTCGCATTAGCCAAGAACCTGTTAGGAGAGGGTCTTTTAACCAGTGAAGGTGAGTTTCATCGTCGTCAGCGGCGACTTGCCCAACCAGCCTTTCATCGCCAGCGAATCGCAACCTATGCCAGGATTATGACCGATTACGGGGTGCGGATGCGGGAGCGCTGGCAGGATGGAATGACCCTGGACATAGCCCAGGAGATGATGGACCTGACCATGACCATTGTAGCAAAGGCCTTGTTTAATGCCGATGTTAAGTCTGAAGCCCAAGAGATCCGGGAGTCCTTGACGATTGCTATTGAATTGTTCAGTCGGGTTACCCTCCCCTTTGTGGAGTTGATCAACAAGCTTCCTCTCCCCAGCAATCGTCGTTTCTACAAAGCACGGGAATGCCTGGATAGGGTTATCTACGGAATTATCCGTGAGCGTCGGGCCCATGGAGGGGATCAGGGGGACCTCCTCTCCATGCTACTGCTGGCTCAAGATACGGAAGGGGACGGGGGAAGTATGACAGACTTGCAGTTGCGTGATGAGCTTATGACACTTTTTTTAGCCGGTCATGAAACAACGGCCAATGCATTGACCTGGACCTGGTATTTACTTTCCCAGCATCCCTCTGTAGAGGCAAAGTTCCATGCCGAACTCGATACCGTTTTAGCAGGGCGGCCCCCCACCGTCGAGGACCTTCCCCGGTTGAAATATACCGAGATGATTTTCTCTGAATCCTTGCGTGTTTATCCCCCTGCCTGGGTGATCAGTCGTCTCGTTCTCAATGATTACGAGGTGGGCCCCTATGTCATTCCGGCTAACTCCATCATTCTCATGAGCCAATACGTCATGCATCACGATCCTCGTTATTTCCCCGACCCCTTTGTTTTTGACCCGGAACGATGGACCCCTGAAGCTCAAGCTGAAAGACCCAAGTTCTCCTATTTTCCTTTCGGAGCGGGACCTCGACAGTGCATTGGAGAATCCTTTGCCTGGATGGAAGGAATTATGCTCCTGGCTACCCTGGGCCAAAAATGGAAAATGCGGCTTGTCCCGGGTCATCCCGTTGTACTTCAACCTTTGATTACGTTGCGATCCAGGTATGGGATGAAAATGACGCTGGAGCAACGCTGATCTCACCCACGCCAGGCCGTTATAAAGATATCAGGAGAGGAGAGCCCACGGACAAGGATCTATTGTCTTCCTAACCAGGTCCCAACCGACGCCTGTCGTAACAAGAGGTTTTCCGGACGTTTAGTCTGCATCCTTGACCTCCAGGCCACCCTAAAACCTGAAGAGCCTAAAGTGATTTTCACGTGAAATTAGTTGACAAGACATAAGGAAGTGAATAAGAGACTTAGAAAGGGTCCCGAGGACCAAAGAACCTCACCGTTTTGGTTTTATGCAGGCGAAACGTCTGTGTTTTATACCCTTTACAGTTAAAATTAAAACTATTTTCCTATCAAATAAAAGGAGAGATCAATGAAAATTACAGATGTTGTAACCATTCCCCTGAACTATCCTTTACCGACAA
This window of the Candidatus Limnocylindrales bacterium genome carries:
- a CDS encoding cytochrome P450; amino-acid sequence: MKTISYPPGPKPKFPGNLLLAFRRDPTGFLLEAARKYGDIVYFKMGPQPVFLLNHPDYIKDVLVTHNRNFAKSPRLALAKNLLGEGLLTSEGEFHRRQRRLAQPAFHRQRIATYARIMTDYGVRMRERWQDGMTLDIAQEMMDLTMTIVAKALFNADVKSEAQEIRESLTIAIELFSRVTLPFVELINKLPLPSNRRFYKARECLDRVIYGIIRERRAHGGDQGDLLSMLLLAQDTEGDGGSMTDLQLRDELMTLFLAGHETTANALTWTWYLLSQHPSVEAKFHAELDTVLAGRPPTVEDLPRLKYTEMIFSESLRVYPPAWVISRLVLNDYEVGPYVIPANSIILMSQYVMHHDPRYFPDPFVFDPERWTPEAQAERPKFSYFPFGAGPRQCIGESFAWMEGIMLLATLGQKWKMRLVPGHPVVLQPLITLRSRYGMKMTLEQR